The Clarias gariepinus isolate MV-2021 ecotype Netherlands chromosome 20, CGAR_prim_01v2, whole genome shotgun sequence genome includes the window GATTATGATATTacagtcaaaagcttgtgttctccacacctttccgtatccttccgtgtcttaacaacaactgaacgACTAACATACATGATAGACATGCAGATACACAACTGTGaactgatgatgtcacagaacaactcatgaaatgatgtcacaatgcaacttactagtataatactaaatgctaaactaataaacttaatggacttaatgcttaatgcttaactaatagacttaatgcttaatgcttaactaatacattgaaataaaagaaacacaacaacaaatcacaaaaatgaaatatggccgtTACAGACCTAAATCGATACTTCATGCGCTAATATTTACGTCTGAATAAAGAAGCAACCAATCACATAGCTGGCTCCGCCCTATTGCTCTTAATTGACAGAACaactcattctgctgaaaagtcgcattatgaaataaataggccattgtgaaaaacaggatttaaaaaaaaaaatgcctttgaaaaaattatgttttgaaattaaaacagcaggaattaaataaaatgcttttgcaatttgttattgggaaaaaaataatgaccatgaaatattatttcataataataataataagtaaatttatatagcagagtgcaatatatttccCAATAATAAgcgtttaaaaattttttttttccattatttcacaatatcattcttatattacatatttgtgtcttattaattaattaattaattaattaattaattaatttaattttaaccactttggagttccatacagctccagctggattctgctttatgatggttggagctacactgctcctgtgcttccagtgatccagaccccatctgtcctctgcacctgctgatttatccctatgctgaacttcATGTTATTtcaaagaacttctgttatattgtactttcatcTGCATAACACAcctgatgttatataatttctatgtcgggaactggatatgaaaacCCGCCGCTACTCGgctcactctctgactgcacaacgtcggattaaaagttttttgtggtttatgaagaaatgcaaaaatttccgcgtatgtttttcaacaatttattttatttaatttagcctttttccgcatttccccttgtatagcatgtaggatcatgggatatatccggtccctTGAAGCGTAAAATTAACGtgaagaaaacgaactagaaccgttttccttgcgttcgttgggttttgaacgccaagaaaaagctgcatgcaacgttttttttgatgccgtataaacgcgcagacGGACAAACGCATGTCACCAAAGCCTGTGTAAACACTCTCATTAACttctatgtgtagaaaacactctgcccttgatccgcgctcaccggacgcaaCGAAcacaagaaaaacgctcgattttaacgcccgtgtgaacaaggcctaaatgtaaatgtaaatataggccttcttattcatttatattgaattgtatttgtttcatatatatctattttatttagtttttcaggGACACTGATACATATATTTGCATTACAATACTTTCCATGCAAACTTgtttaaatctgattaaatgtttttttttataatttgcatGTTGAAAAGTTTATACTTAATGCACATTCAAACACAGAAATATTATCATTTTATGTGCTTTCTCCTAACTCGTGAAATTGCTATGACAGTTATTTACACCAGCGGGCCCAGTTTTCATAATCTTGCAACCCCACAAGCCAGCACTGGACAAAGCTgtgaaaaacagagagaaagagagagggagggtaagcgagagagggagagaggaagtgGGAGGAAGCTGACATGCTGCTCATAGGTGAAAATATCTaaactgtacaggataagcattaGAGAACAAGTGAGTGAGAGTTGGAAAAATATTCATGCACCTTTCTAAAAATCTGTCCAGGAGAACAATGACATCATCAATCAATTAACTAATAAGGTACAGTTCCCTCTCACGCTACTGCTcctgtacctgtttattctgctacCCTGAGAGTCGTGTACTGAGAGGCAGGAAAtgcattttcttaaaaaaaaaaacaaaaaaaaaaacaggaagattACATGCTCTGACAAACAGCGGCATATTTGTAGAGCTGGGCGATATGTCCTATAAACTTAATCTCTGATTATTTGAGACAAaactggatttttatttttaaattatatttttccttaaaataaataaaaatgtataaaagacCAGAgggtatagatttttttttttataagcaaaAGCAATATAACCAAAAATGAACAGCTTATTTGAACTTAAAGTGCAAAGTGcaactttacttttacttaacaaGGTTTTGTTTTGAAAAACAGTAAATCAGTACAACATAAATACatagctcttttttttaattattaaattacaaaCGTTCACCAGTCTTTACAAGTTCCGGTTATTCTAGATAATTTTGAGGGATTAGTAGAGAAAGCTGCAGAcctaaattacattttataaaataaaaacgtgtcaaaatagaaaaaaaataaattatatatatttttttcaattactgAAAATAAGACTATTTTGTAAaccacatgcaaactccatgctaaataaaatcaaacaggTGGCTGACGgcattttacatgtttatagTGAGGAACATATCGATAAAAACCTTTTCAATTTTCAACATCGACATTAACCATAAATTCAAATTAATCGATAATAATTAATTGCAGGTCAgtgcactgtatataataaattctCTCTCACCGTGTCGGTCACTTTTGATATAGTTAAGCAGAAAGAAGGGCGGAGCTtccaaatatacagtaggtaagtAATAACAGTAGAAACATAACTTTGAATGTCATAAATTCACTGTTCACTTTGGCATTTAAATAGAAtgtgtaataattaaaatattgcatACAGAGTCATAAACATCACGTTCTGTTTGAAGGTTTATACAGGGTGTACGGCTACGGCAGATAGACATGATGGATGACAGCAGGCAGTTCAGGAACTCTTAGTAAAATGACAAAGAGAATAAGTGAAGACTGTCACCATTGAAAGCATGAGGTGATGTACAGGCCAGCAGATTGGTGGAAGAGGGAAGGTTGTTGTGATTGACCTTTTTCAGCACAAAAGAATAGTGTTATATCGATATCAACTTCAACTAAATGGCAAATATAATTACTAAAGTATTAGTACgctctgctgttctctaatGCTTAAAAGTGGTATGGGTGCTGTGTGGGCTTTAGGTGAGGCATATTATGCAGAGGTGAAGTCCTATAATCAGAAACACTGGAACTAAAAGGATTAAACTATGAAACTAggagcaaaaaacaaaatagcagTAGCATGACTTTACTCACAAGACTGGAGCTTAGAAGACCAGCATGACATCAAAAATAAGGCAGAACAGAAGCAGACTTCTACCAAGAACCTGAACATTACCAAACAGGAGCTAAACTAAACAAGAGCTAAGCTAAACAGGCTAGGAGATATACTAACAGCACTTTAACAAAACAGCACTTTAACAAAGCAGTGAAACCAAACCTAACAGAACTTTCATCTTACAAAAAACAAGACATGAATTGAACTTAATAAGAAATGTACAAAACCGGAGCTTTAATCAAGAATAGAACATTAACAACACTTTGTTTAACTCAACTGGACGGCATGACGCAGAAATAAGGAATATCCACAAAACGTGATTAAACAGATGCACGACAAGGGGCCAACTAAACACACGACTACTTAAAATCAAACTAATAagccacctcggttcaggtgagcgcttccatcacctgaccaaggtgcttTCTGGGAAACAGAGTTTAAAccaagaaaaatacaaaaaaaaagtctccgGGCACATTACATTACGGCAtttttggcagatgctcttatccagaggaacttagttttttttttcttttttttatctcattatacatctgagcggttgagggttaagggccttgctcaagggcccaacagtggcaacttggtgattgtggggtttgatcctgggatcttccgaaccgtagtccaatgccttaccgactgagctacccctggcccattaATGGTGCCACATGGTGCCCTCTAGAGGTATTCCCTGCCAGAAAGTTAGTTTtgagatattttaattttaatttatttagattatcGTTGCTAATGATTGTCTCCATAAAGGATGTATTTGTTGTATTCATTGTAATTGTTCTACCTACATAACTAATTTGTTTCCTATAGCAACAAATTAGTTTAACAATGCACCACATTACAATAAGATTTTCTTGCCAGTAACATTTTAAAGGATAATGAagttaaaatttgtaaaatactaaacatgacaataaaaaaagcaaacaaaacaaaaatgtcataCTTCGAGCAAATAAGTAGAGAAAGTTAATTTAATGACAAAATGAGCATGACAACTTAGAGGGTCACATGATTATACCTTATCTTAAATGGTGAATGGTGGTGAAGaccttaaataaataaccttGCTATGGTCATGGGACTTTATATTAGTGAGTGTACTAAAATTACTAAAATTCTGATAATCTGTTTCACTGCAGAACTCCTGCAATGTCATGAAGTACTGAACACTAAGCCTAATGAGAGAGCGGGTGAGGTTTATATTATCACAGCTTACTAGTTATTCAAGCAGTACAGATAAACATataggtgtaaaatattgttgttGTGCTCAGCAGTTATAATAATGAACAATAATAATTCCATGAAGACGCAGTTAGAACTCGTTCAACTGATTAATACACTCAGCTTGATTTATTTGGgaacattttgttattttctctTCTCACAGATCCAGGCTTGTTTATAAGAGCATGGGCTGTCATTCCAGCGCCGTTTATCAGAATGCCCAGTCTCAGCACAGTCTTCATTATCTTGGTAATTATCTGGTTGATTTGGACCCCATTTACTGAAACTAAGACAATCTGATTTAGTCTTCAGTACTAAGATTCCAAACAAATCATAACAAAATAATCTCTgatcaataaaaatatcaaaaagaTTCAtctaggtttatttatttactctgcaGACTCAAatgcacaagaaaaaaatatattgtcgacacacacacacacacacacacacacatacacacatacacagatctCTTACCCATTGGTCAGTAGTGTACCGTCCACCCATTTCCACACTCCCTCTTTGTCGCTGTCACTCAGACCAATCCAAGCTCGATTTCCTTGCAGCTGTTTAGCGATGAACACCTGTGTATTTGATAGCAGAATAACTTGAGAACGTTTAATCATTATCCTGCAGTGGACACATAGTGCATACTGACTTCACCAAATCTACAACATGCCCTTTCGGTGGGAGGAACGAAACACTAGACCACCTCATTTTAAGATGTGATAGATTAGGGCTAATGTTAGCACTCTGAGAAAATTAATAGTGAGATCTGGACAAATCGTTGTCAGGAACTAACCCGGGTTGACCAAAAAAAATGTAGAGTtagtggttagccctttgtagcgtgggtGGTAAACCTAAACGCGGAAGCAACGCGAGTTGGCAGGATAACCACTCAAGTTATTTTAAGGACTCTCTCGGATGAAAAgcgagggaaaaaaacactatttaaCCCGTGTCCTATTGACACAAACTCAATCTGGAAGTAAActcaagaaagtgagtactcacgacaGACACAACATgggcaaactcaatgactgagcgatgtggtcagtttatgcttcctggttcctagtgccggtcgcggaccaAGTGTGCATGACAATCATGACAGAGAACTTTTACAGCCTGGCCCCGAGATACTTACCTGAACAAAAAGAACAGATTTTCATACTCATTTTTTATTAGTCCAGGCCAAACTAGTGACCTCTCTCACATGTACAAACGAAATGAAAAACAGTGGCACACTGAACCCAGGACTGATGATGAAAACACTTGAAGGCCAGACTCTACAGTAGAGTGAATTTGTTCAtgttaaaatgacattttttcattttttcatttgattttacatcaatgtgtcagtggatctctaattttctgactggcagaccacaggcagtaagcaTGGGTGGACATGTCACAGCCTCACTTattctcagcactggagccccccagggttgtgttctgagccccctgctgtactctttgtacacccacgactgcgtggccactactgtaccaactccaccgccatcatcaagtttgctgacgacactgtcgtggtgggcctgatcaccaacaatgatcaGTCAGCCTACCTAGAAAAGATTGGAAATCtcgagaactggtgccagaggaacaatctcctcctgaacatcagcaagacaaatgaGCTGATAGtagactttagtacaaagcaggagaggaactaccagacccccacatcaacactgtggtgaaaaaggcccgacagcgtctctaccacctgaAATGCTtcagagacttcagactgccctctaaggtgctcaggaatttctacttctgtaccatagaaagcatcctgacgggaaacatcacgacctggtttggaaacagcaccatgcaggacagacgagctctacagatagtggtgagatcagctgagcgcatcatccacacTGAGCTCCCttacctgcactcgatctacagcaagcggtgctggaccaaggccaggaagatcgtgaaggacctcagccatcccaacaatggactgttctctctgttgcggtctgggaagcgattccgctccctgaaggccaacacagaaagactgaggaggagcttcttcccgcaggcgataaggccTCCCAATCACACCATCACACCggagtaatatctttttaaacattgacattgactggacaatcatggacacatttatgcactacatatttatatatctgaccattgcacatgacactttcttaggtcacttttcatgcatatttgcacagccattgccactttaaaatttctatatatactttttttttcccctatattcctatattcctatattttgttatttttattatgcccttatttgcacagtttattttactagttaattttttttttttcgtatttctttttattaatatttatttcttatatatagcTTTTAGGTCACTAgcagtcgtacaagcatttcactgcatatcgtactgtgagtgtgtatatgacaaataaaatttgaatttgatttgctttttattagtttaaacattttatcaaTTTTAAATTTCCTCATGTATAAggtcaacaatttatttattaaatgttagtAGTGTAGGGATGAACAGGGCTCCAAAAGAGAGCAATATCGATCACATTCCAGAGCCTCTCTCCCAGTCTGCATGTCGCCATCCCAATAATCTTATTTGATCCGTGAACATTAAAAAAGCGTCTGTAAAATGATGTTGCAGGAAACTTCACAAGACATGGGACAGGAAGTTTGTTGTGCGTGTAAACTCCAATAACAATCTCtgaaaaaaaaggtgtaaatcggcgatccggtaaacaaagcgGACAGATTTACAGCTTCATCCCGAGTTGGGGGGGACCACTGAGTCACACTTTGACACTCTCGTTGATCTCATGAGCACATGCCTTACAATGAACAAAGAGGCATTTgacatggacactattttaaacatctttaaagtgtgccagtagggcaaaacgtatatacagtacatatatttacttagtatgttttattcctttgtgtatgtttaaaaaaaaaggtgtaatcagcatttacaaaccccttttattagataaaggaaggaatgagtgtgtaagatatgtaatgtttgataTCAAGCTAAAGCTGCCCTTATTTAAAGAATGTTGGTAAACGTACTgtataaaagttaataaaactcCAACCAGATGAGCACACGTATCAGACAAAACACCTGGCTAATGCACAAAAGGGGGAACAATgtgaggcgtggctaagccccGCAACCACATCCGATTGGACCAATCACCCATGGGACGGAATGACTTTGAAGTGTCAAAACCAGCAAGCAGATGGCAGAATTGTCTACAAAGACCACTACAAAACTTGCAACCTCCAACAACCTTTTCCGAGCAGCTCGGGCTTCCGTCCTTGTGGGAGCTACGCTCCCTCTGCTGACATCATGCGCTCTTCAAGAACTGTCATATAAATTTTGACCCAACCACTATATATCAATGATGAAGAATGCAACATTTGTTgtcattattatgtaaaccTTACAGTAGGGTAGAGATGTGTGTGAGTTGAGCATGTGGAAGGCTGTTTGGCATTCtgccaaatattaaaataaaatattataccgTTTTTTTCTATACTTATAAACTTTGTACAGGACTCTAAATCAAtggacaaaaaaaggaaaaaagagggGTTAATGTTGAGGAGTGGGGCGGGGGGCTTAGTGAGaattatttttacttgaaaaaaaacactgtaaataagtaaataacctcaaacacataaaaatatgtAAGTAAGTTTGACATTGTTTCTTTAATAAAGCCTGTTAATATCTtaagtctctctttctctctctctctctctctctctcacctgttcATCTTGgctgtttatgatcaccaggtctgctcctCTCTTTATACAGTCCTCTCTGCTCTCAGTCCAGCTCTTCTCCTCATTAGATATGAAATAAAGACTGTAGCTGAAGCTGAAACACTTCCCTTTGATAAATTGAGAAAATATacagagattaaacacacagtttttaatatattgtatgtgtagtgacattatttatttttacttgtttatactccattatataagaaataaaatgttgaatatATACAtgaatttactttattattatgtaacatAAGGTTTGCATAAGGTTCTTACCCTGATTGAGATTCAAAAGAAAGATaatgtaatcattttaattgtagTTAATATTGGAAAAATATTGGGGTTTAACTATTGGTACcatgtttctttcattttctccttttatttttcagtctaAAAATAAAGAGCACATGGCATTTCTGCAGCACTACAGCTTGTACTTCTGTATAACTTGATAATAGGTTATTGTTGTATTTCTCTCTTTAGACTCTGactggataaataaaaacagcacacacactctaaagagAACTCTATGTGTGGACAATAAGCACTTATatagacatttatattttagaCACTGGGTGTGGAAACGGCGGCGGTACGTATATTATCTCCAGGAGGAAGGTAAGGTTTAGTGATTGGGAATTAATGTTGAGGTGATCAGTAATTAATCAGGTGTTATTACAATACAGACAAAGTTAGCTATTAGTTCTCCAGGAGAAATGTAAAACTGATTAACACTCAGTAATTACTGCACAGGTAATAGTCAACTAATTACTAATGATTACTGATTAGTTAATTAGCAATTATCTAGTTCTTAATGTTAGTAATCCATGTGTTAATGAagaattgttatttatttcttactccTTACACAATTGAGTTATGGATCAGGATTGTAAAGTATCACCAATATTAATGAGATGTTTTCATTCTAAGAGCTCTGTGTAATTATATGGAGGAACAGGTGAGAGGATGTGATTTAAATCTTTACCCTCTGGTTATTAGATTGCTCATGGATTTCCACTGAGGACATTTAACTGTTGGGCAGaaaatttaatgttaaatcTATCTACTTACCCAAATCAGCAGGTGTCCTCAggtatctgtctctctccctctgtagctggtctctctctatagtcaagttgttgtaactggtctgtaactggtctctctctatagtcaggttgttgtaactggtctgtagcTGGTTGTTTTCTGTCTTTAGAATGTTGTATTTGAAccacagcactgtgacagcagacagtagaaaaacacacagcagcaccacacacactgcagtcggTCTGTAACACTTGTTCCATGCAGTGTCCTCTCCTGGAGGTAAATAggcacaaaaacacatttcttaACACATCATTGATATTAAATCTCTTTCAGATGATGAGGAGAACATCATCATGGTGCAATTCTTTCAAATTATCGGTCATTTTTGACTGGGAACATCAAGTGtgcaaaagtttaattaaaaacaagaaattgCTTGCAAATTAATACAATTTGTTGAAATAATGTTTGTGGACAAACTCATGGAATCTTAtgttagtttaaataaattaattacattctttagagataaaacttttaaatcagTCAAATTTGACCGGAAGACTATAAAGGCTAAGGTGtagtgtgtagaattctgaggaaaaagaattatttaatccattttagaataaggctgtaacataacaaaatgtggaaaaggtgaTGCGCTGTAAAAactttccagatgcactgtatcctgtggttgtggcaaagattttactctgtttcagaaaaGTCAATCTAATAtattgcatcaagcaaagaaaacaactaagtgGATATTAAAATTTAGTTAAGAACTATTTAACGCATAAAACGTATGGTGGTGACGCATCATTTTCAAAAAAACATCCTAAGTGAGTATGATGAGAAATCACTTAAAGGCTTAGTGAAATAAAACtgtgaaaaatgaataaataaacagaatgcATGGCTTAATAgttaaagaaaaagtatttacaCATTCACAACTTGAAAAAAGATCAAGCGTTCGGGACTAAACAgatgtgtaagaaaaccacttatcagtgaggCTATCTAGACAAAAAGGcttaaagaatggactgtggctTTGAAAAAAGGactgatgggtgcatcaggggtAAGTAAAAGATGTAAATGAAGTGATGTCCTCATGCCAAACGCCTACCATACAAGCCTGTGCTCTTAGCGATGACATCAATCTACAACTAGAAGTCAGATGTTGCTGAAGGCTTTGAGCGTTCACTCAGGTAACTGCCAAAAGACACATCTGGGTAAACTGGTGATCAAAATTCAGCAATGGGAAATTGGCAAGGTTTATTCTAACTTTTGTGCGATTTGCTCTGGTTATGTTCATATTGTATATACGATTTAAATACATCAAATGTATCGAGTCCACATGACATAAAAGACATAAGTACATGCTGTGAACTTCAGCTAAAAATGTTAACTTTTTGTTCTTTCCTCCACATTAGTTTAACAGCATCTACACTCTCAAACATCTACGATTATTTATACTTATCTAGAACTGCCTGAATTACTGCATCTCTGCACTTTGGTCTTGCAAACCTATACACTCACCTGTGTGTGGTGCTGTTTCTGGGTCTTTCTGTGTGTCACCGCCTCCAGGGTCAGGATTGTGACCTTTAACATCATCTGCAATCTCTAATCTATAGAAgactcactaacacactaaactactgtgtctctgtgtgagtGCAAGTGAACTGCTGCACTTCCTTACTAGTGTGCACTCAATTAAATGTGCTGGTTTAACTAAAGGAAGTTACACATCAGAGGATGAGCATCAGTGGCTTCttttggtcaaaatgtgaagaCACTTGAGCTACACTTGTCACTCATACGTGACTTCTGTTGTTAAAGTAAAGctattatatacatacagtaccaaaataacattgttgtgttgtaaggatctatatactgtattgtacaaATTTATCATATTTGTGTTCcttatctcactcactcactgtatATAATTCTGAATACAGGGtggcggggggcctggagcctatcccaggggaagCTACAGACACTCTACAATGATGTTTTGGGGTTATGGATTGGGAAGTACATATGTATGTAGACTGAGACCACCAAGAAGTACTCCAGAATGCATCAGAACCTAGAAACAAAAGGTGTACTAGTCTTACCTCTGCAACTTGTAGGTGTGGTTTCTTCAATATCGTGCAATATAATTTAACAATATAATGCTCAATGTCATTTAGTAGTATAATTGAGCAATATCACTTAGTAAAACTGTGTGCAATATCATGTGCaatatattttaacaatattaTTGAGCAATACTGTGTTTGATATTGATCATTTCTGCTACATTAACACTACCGGTTGCTACATTCATTTTCCTTGGTTTGTTGAATTCTACTTACCTCTATCTTATATCTtgattgtaaatgttttatatgttatttatcattatattataatgATACCAACATTTCAGCTTTCTCACAATTGGCATCGTGTTTTCTATGTGTCtgttttatatgatttttaaacaatcGAAGGTGAAATCTCTTGTCTTTTAGTGTCAGTAGAGGGGTATGGCTtggcatacagtatgtctgctaTTTCCTGTTCTTCAGTCAGGATTTCTAAACTCTGTTATAACATTATTGGACCAAACATATACACTAATGATGACTGATGCTTGATTGAATCTTATACAGTCCAGAAggcacctcagtcaggtgatgcaagtgcacacctgagccgaggtagccattaatccatctataaatagctgtttagtctgggaaactgggtcgagcattattaGTTATactactgtcatttgtgtgggcattttgtgtttagttcttttagtttatattttgatttaagttctgttgacttgggctctcatattggcaatgtttatgtatatgttctgtgtgtctgtgtttgtggagctgatgcAGTCATGTCTTGTATGGTGTGAGTATTGTGGTTTTGTTCccctgttttttgtgtgtttagctagagacAGGTAAGTacctaggtgtgtgtttggctaggagtgtgtttagctaaaatctatgttgagctaactagcatgcctctagccatagcccctgtGTTTCCAGCTGTGCTGTGTTTCCCGCCTCCCTAGTGttccagtgagcctagcctttgagtgtccccttcCCTAGCCTTtaagtgtcccctagcctagcctttgagtgtcccctagcctagcctttgagtgttcttagcctagccactgggtatcctccgtctctttgtttctgtgcccccattccctagagtgtgttgagctattaggtaagtgtagctttgtgcatgttggggctaaagacatgcttagctaggtgaatgtgtagctgactgccatggttaagtaccacttaaccatgtttagctaaaagccatgcctagctgattgccatgtgtttagccctagtc containing:
- the LOC128508242 gene encoding C-type lectin domain family 6 member A-like; translation: MTSGEDTAWNKCYRPTAVCVVLLCVFLLSAVTVLWFKYNILKTENNQLQTSYNNLTIERDQLQTSYNNLTIERDQLQRERDRYLRTPADLGKCFSFSYSLYFISNEEKSWTESREDCIKRGADLVIINSQDEQVFIAKQLQGNRAWIGLSDSDKEGVWKWVDGTLLTNG